One genomic segment of Trichoplusia ni isolate ovarian cell line Hi5 chromosome 5, tn1, whole genome shotgun sequence includes these proteins:
- the LOC113493744 gene encoding cyclin-L1-like, protein MTATTLQNQAKLTPAVPPKPQKTYGKIVLTLYNLLLPEAVFKETPSQADGLDVETETDLRILGCEMIQTAGILLKLPQVAMATGQIYLQRFYYSKSFVRYPMEIMAMGSIYLASKVEEKPCRIRDVINVFHHIKQVRAQKTISPLIVDQNYIELKNQVIKAERRILKELGFCVHVKHPHKLIVVYLQVLTYEKNRQLMQMAWNYMNDALRTNVFMRFPPETIACACIYLTARKIGLPLPNNPHWFLLFKVTEEDIRVICACILKLYKRPKVNPEELENKVDMQRKAYQANKVLQAAKEREIAKAEEKKVESPTPSTSKEPSRRETKKDKSPKTPPLSSKYHSSHKSKKDRRSRSPYERKREYSSSNSKRHKSRSRDRELDRSRERRNDDKRGRGMSRKYDDYDRSKSSRDSRDDKRKH, encoded by the coding sequence ATGACGGCTACAACATTGCAAAACCAGGCCAAGCTGACCCCAGCGGTGCCGCCTAAGCCTCAGAAAACCTACGGGAAGATCGTTCTAACGTTATACAACCTCCTTTTGCCGGAGGCCGTGTTTAAAGAAACGCCCTCGCAAGCAGATGGCCTTGACGTCGAGACCGAGACCGACTTACGTATCTTGGGATGTGAGATGATTCAAACAGCTGGCATCCTGCTCAAACTGCCCCAAGTTGCCATGGCGACAGGACAAATATACCTCCAGAGGTTCTACTACTCGAAGTCTTTTGTCAGATACCCAATGGAAATTATGGCCATGGGTAGCATCTACCTAGCCTCGAAAGTCGAAGAGAAGCCGTGCAGGATCCGAGACGTGATCAATGTGTTCCACCACATCAAGCAGGTGAGGGCTCAGAAGACAATTAGCCCTCTGATAGTAGACCAGAACTACATAGAGTTGAAGAATCAAGTTATTAAAGCAGAAAGGAGGATTTTAAAAGAGCTGGGATTCTGTGTGCATGTGAAGCACCCACACAAACTCATTGTAGTCTATCTGCAAGTGCTCACATACGAGAAGAACCGCCAGCTTATGCAGATGGCATGGAACTACATGAACGATGCTCTCCGAACTAATGTCTTTATGCGGTTCCCACCTGAGACCATTGCCTGTGCTTGCATTTATTTAACAGCAAGGAAAATAGGTCTTCCTCTGCCAAACAACCCTCATTGGTTCCTGCTATTCAAGGTTACTGAGGAAGATATTAGAGTGATCTGTGCTTGCATTCTGAAGCTCTACAAGAGACCTAAAGTTAATCCTGAGGAGTTAGAGAACAAAGTGGATATGCAACGCAAAGCATACCAAGCTAACAAAGTCCTTCAGGCAGCAAAAGAACGAGAGATCGCTAAAGCAGAAGAGAAGAAAGTAGAATCTCCCACTCCTTCAACCTCAAAGGAACCAAGTAGGAGGGAGACTAAAAAAGACAAGTCACCGAAAACCCCACCGTTATCATCTAAATACCACAGCAGTCATAAGTCAAAGAAAGACAGGCGGTCCCGTTCTCCATATGAACGTAAGAGAGAGTATTCTAGCAGTAATAGCAAGAGACATAAGTCTCGATCCCGAGACCGTGAGTTGGACCGCTCCAGGGAGAGACGCAATGATGACAAGAGAGGCCGCGGGATGTCCCGCAAGTATGATGACTATGACCGATCTAAGTCCAGCCGGGACAGTAGGGATGACAAACGAAAACATTAG